Proteins co-encoded in one Polaromonas vacuolata genomic window:
- a CDS encoding IS30 family transposase produces MIYTHLTRDERYQIAILVKANFNQSEIAKMMDRDKSSISRELRRNRGLRGYRPKQANDKAQERRLACANSPRVADSTWAVVEEKLAEAWSPEQISGHLEASHQPGVSYESIYQYIYADKRAGGTLHKTLRCQKTRKKRSSGRERRGTISHQVSIELRPDIVLERARFGDWEADLVIGAGQKQALVTINERVSRYSIIFHVPFKTAQAVGDALITLLKPFAHCVHTLTTDNGKEFAQHERIASALSADFFFAHPYASWERGANENMNGLIRQFFPKGMRFNCITDDDIALAMHRLNHRPRKCLGYRTPHQVFMEQLESYQHTVALQA; encoded by the coding sequence ATGATTTACACACACCTCACCCGTGACGAACGTTACCAGATTGCAATCCTCGTCAAAGCAAACTTCAATCAAAGTGAAATTGCAAAAATGATGGACCGTGATAAATCGAGCATCAGCCGTGAGTTGCGTCGTAACCGCGGTCTACGAGGCTATCGCCCTAAGCAGGCAAATGACAAAGCCCAAGAACGTAGACTTGCCTGCGCCAATAGTCCTAGAGTTGCTGACTCGACATGGGCTGTAGTGGAGGAAAAGTTGGCTGAGGCTTGGAGCCCCGAGCAAATCAGCGGCCACCTCGAAGCTAGCCACCAACCCGGTGTTAGCTATGAGAGCATTTACCAGTACATCTACGCTGACAAACGCGCGGGCGGCACCTTGCATAAAACACTGCGTTGCCAGAAGACGCGAAAAAAACGCAGCAGTGGCCGTGAACGGCGCGGCACCATCTCTCACCAGGTCTCAATAGAACTGCGACCCGACATCGTGCTTGAGCGTGCGCGCTTTGGCGACTGGGAGGCTGATCTGGTGATTGGTGCCGGGCAGAAGCAAGCACTAGTGACGATTAATGAGCGTGTCTCTCGCTATTCAATAATTTTCCACGTGCCATTCAAAACAGCGCAAGCCGTAGGGGACGCGTTAATCACTTTACTCAAACCGTTCGCTCATTGCGTGCACACTCTCACGACTGATAACGGCAAGGAATTTGCCCAGCATGAACGAATAGCTTCTGCGCTGAGTGCAGATTTCTTTTTCGCCCATCCATACGCCTCGTGGGAGCGTGGGGCGAACGAGAATATGAACGGTTTGATTCGCCAGTTTTTCCCAAAGGGGATGCGCTTTAATTGCATAACCGACGATGACATTGCTTTAGCGATGCACAGGCTCAATCATCGTCCTAGAAAATGTTTAGGGTATCGAACGCCGCATCAGGTTTTTATGGAACAGTTAGAGTCCTATCAGCATACGGTTGCACTTCAAGCTTGA
- the nusG gene encoding transcription termination/antitermination protein NusG, which translates to MAADILHPETDIDIANPKLVCADKAWFLAWTRPRLEIVAEQNLRQQEFDVYLPLYKSIKKNETGNHAVFEPMFPRYIFFRPSSVKQSIALVRSSRGVGNVVSFGHIPATISADTLTAIRLFEQVRNTTDIEKLNPIRKGAKVKFFNPAFEGIEGLIQSISKQRVTVLLEILGRQQVLTVTPNQIKLAA; encoded by the coding sequence ATGGCAGCAGACATTCTTCATCCCGAAACCGACATCGACATAGCGAACCCAAAACTCGTCTGCGCTGATAAGGCTTGGTTTTTGGCTTGGACACGTCCTCGACTTGAGATTGTTGCTGAGCAAAACTTGCGTCAACAAGAATTCGATGTTTATTTGCCCTTGTACAAAAGCATCAAAAAAAATGAGACTGGCAATCACGCAGTGTTTGAACCAATGTTTCCGCGTTATATTTTTTTTAGGCCCAGTAGTGTTAAGCAGTCGATAGCGCTGGTTCGTTCTAGCCGTGGTGTTGGTAATGTCGTCAGTTTTGGTCATATACCTGCAACAATTTCTGCAGACACTTTGACAGCAATTCGTTTGTTCGAGCAAGTTCGAAACACCACAGACATCGAAAAACTAAACCCCATTCGCAAAGGTGCAAAAGTAAAGTTTTTTAACCCTGCGTTCGAGGGAATAGAAGGTTTGATTCAATCGATTTCAAAGCAGCGCGTTACCGTTTTGCTTGAAATCCTAGGACGGCAACAGGTTTTGACGGTTACGCCGAATCAAATTAAGTTGGCTGCCTAG
- a CDS encoding low molecular weight protein-tyrosine-phosphatase: MRKILVVCVGNICRSPVAEAMFKVKLPNIDVQSAGMSAMLGHSADPMAAQIALANGIDISAHRGRQLASWMLQDADLVLVMETNHQKQLSQQYPLSRGKIRCLGEFDAPGDFGAAGTVDIADPYRQSEQAFLLSHERISRGVAAWVSRIVQLT, translated from the coding sequence ATGAGAAAAATCTTAGTCGTGTGTGTTGGCAATATTTGCCGCAGCCCAGTGGCAGAAGCTATGTTTAAAGTCAAGCTGCCTAATATTGATGTTCAGTCCGCTGGTATGTCAGCAATGTTGGGTCACTCAGCCGACCCTATGGCCGCGCAGATTGCGCTTGCCAATGGCATAGATATAAGCGCTCATCGCGGACGTCAACTCGCCAGTTGGATGTTGCAAGACGCCGATTTAGTGCTGGTGATGGAGACAAATCATCAAAAACAGTTGTCACAGCAATACCCTTTGTCACGCGGAAAAATCCGCTGCCTAGGAGAGTTTGATGCGCCTGGTGATTTCGGTGCAGCCGGCACTGTTGATATTGCTGATCCCTATCGTCAATCAGAGCAAGCATTTTTGCTTTCCCATGAGCGTATTTCACGCGGTGTTGCTGCGTGGGTTAGCCGAATCGTTCAACTGACTTAA
- the eda gene encoding bifunctional 4-hydroxy-2-oxoglutarate aldolase/2-dehydro-3-deoxy-phosphogluconate aldolase has protein sequence MAVKAQLTGPLTALQVMQDAPVIPVIVLTDVGQAVAMAKALVAGGIRMLEVTLRTPQALACIAAIARQVPEAVVGAGTLRSAADAKSAAAAGARFAVSPGYTKALGQACRDLGLPLLPGVATGSEIMMAQEDGLNHLKFFPAMQAGGPAMLKAWSGPFGDVRFCPTGGVSSDNAAQFLALPNVVCVGGSWLTPLDAMAQGDWTRIEKLAQQASILATVA, from the coding sequence ATGGCTGTAAAAGCACAACTCACCGGCCCGTTAACGGCTTTACAGGTGATGCAAGACGCACCCGTCATTCCCGTCATAGTCCTCACCGATGTCGGCCAAGCCGTGGCCATGGCCAAAGCCTTGGTTGCAGGCGGCATACGCATGTTAGAAGTCACGCTGCGCACGCCGCAAGCTTTGGCCTGCATAGCAGCGATTGCACGGCAAGTGCCTGAGGCGGTAGTCGGCGCCGGCACCCTGCGCAGCGCAGCAGATGCCAAATCAGCCGCCGCTGCAGGTGCGCGCTTTGCCGTTAGCCCGGGCTACACCAAGGCGCTGGGTCAGGCTTGCCGCGATTTAGGCTTGCCTCTGCTGCCCGGTGTGGCTACCGGCAGCGAGATCATGATGGCGCAAGAAGACGGCCTGAATCATTTGAAATTTTTCCCCGCTATGCAAGCTGGCGGCCCGGCCATGCTTAAGGCCTGGAGCGGCCCTTTTGGCGATGTGCGGTTTTGCCCCACTGGCGGCGTGAGTAGTGACAACGCTGCGCAATTCTTAGCGCTGCCGAATGTGGTCTGCGTGGGCGGCTCATGGCTGACGCCGCTTGACGCGATGGCGCAGGGCGATTGGACACGCATTGAAAAGCTGGCGCAGCAAGCTTCGATTTTGGCGACTGTTGCTTGA
- a CDS encoding MarR family winged helix-turn-helix transcriptional regulator, which translates to MTNETRSILYHWREAVPNDRLAHLVKDAARAFQKALQTRLAVHGVAFGHWSFLRILWVADGLTQKELSERAGVMEPTTFSAMKSMESLGYIERRQLPGNKKNIYVYLSKQGRALKKKLVPLAEQTNDLSALGVSDADLKTTRKVLLAMIENLANDEMRWEEEADLKAAKLLSQKVVAVKTKKSS; encoded by the coding sequence ATGACCAACGAAACACGTTCAATTCTTTACCACTGGCGCGAGGCGGTTCCAAACGATCGCCTGGCGCACTTGGTCAAAGACGCCGCCCGAGCTTTTCAAAAAGCCTTGCAGACACGTTTAGCTGTACACGGTGTTGCCTTTGGGCACTGGAGTTTTTTACGCATTTTGTGGGTTGCCGATGGCTTAACGCAAAAAGAACTCAGTGAACGCGCCGGAGTAATGGAGCCAACCACCTTTAGCGCCATGAAATCTATGGAGTCGCTTGGCTATATCGAGCGCAGGCAGCTGCCGGGCAACAAGAAAAATATTTACGTCTACCTGAGCAAGCAGGGTCGGGCGCTAAAGAAAAAGCTTGTGCCCTTGGCTGAGCAAACCAATGACTTGAGCGCGCTTGGCGTTAGCGACGCTGACCTTAAAACGACGCGAAAAGTCTTGCTGGCGATGATAGAAAATTTGGCCAACGATGAAATGCGGTGGGAGGAAGAGGCAGACTTAAAAGCTGCAAAACTACTTTCTCAAAAAGTAGTCGCTGTTAAAACTAAAAAAAGCAGTTGA
- a CDS encoding polysaccharide biosynthesis/export family protein has translation MGDYKNPSSPANPWSITTQRAPEGAQLLGLQGLPEGPISITPALIRQQRSAKLLVNNAGPDLTRLFGVAKPYEIGFGDVLSIVVWGHPELASLATGGGVDGTGVVAVASGYNVNTDGLIQFPFIGSIKLTGLTEIAARDKLTKSLAKFIKDPEISLRVQAFRSSRVYVEGEVRTPGMQAINDVPLSLPELLGRTGGLTVLADRSSVFVTRDSVTTRINLADLERQKISPGSILLSNKDSVRVGSREDSKVFVLGEVSRPSTLLMRDGRMSLGEALGDAGGISQITGDPRQVYVLRNGAAGTPDIFHLDAGTTVSYALAGNFELMPRDVVFVDPSDLVRFNRVISLLLPSTQGVNSAIDISKK, from the coding sequence ATGGGTGACTACAAAAATCCAAGTTCGCCTGCAAACCCCTGGTCTATCACCACGCAGCGCGCACCCGAAGGTGCACAACTGCTTGGCTTGCAAGGCCTTCCAGAGGGGCCGATTAGCATCACACCAGCTCTGATTCGGCAGCAGCGATCAGCAAAACTGCTGGTTAATAACGCGGGTCCTGATCTCACACGTTTGTTTGGTGTGGCAAAACCCTATGAAATTGGCTTTGGTGATGTGCTCAGTATTGTTGTGTGGGGACATCCTGAACTTGCAAGTCTTGCAACTGGCGGTGGTGTTGATGGCACAGGTGTGGTTGCCGTCGCATCCGGCTACAACGTAAATACTGATGGTTTGATTCAGTTTCCATTCATCGGCAGCATTAAGTTGACGGGTCTGACCGAAATTGCCGCTCGCGATAAGTTGACCAAAAGCTTGGCAAAATTTATCAAAGATCCAGAAATTAGTCTTCGCGTGCAAGCCTTTAGAAGTAGCCGTGTTTATGTAGAGGGTGAGGTACGTACACCCGGCATGCAGGCAATTAACGATGTGCCTTTGAGCCTGCCCGAACTGCTAGGCCGCACTGGCGGTTTAACTGTTTTGGCCGATAGGTCTTCTGTTTTTGTAACCCGTGACAGCGTGACTACCCGTATTAATTTGGCTGATTTAGAACGGCAAAAAATCAGTCCGGGCAGCATCTTGCTATCGAACAAAGACTCGGTTCGCGTTGGTAGTCGCGAAGACAGCAAAGTATTTGTGCTTGGCGAAGTCTCCCGGCCATCGACTCTTTTGATGCGCGACGGCCGCATGTCTTTAGGTGAGGCACTGGGTGACGCTGGCGGCATTAGCCAAATCACCGGCGACCCGCGCCAAGTCTATGTATTGCGCAATGGCGCTGCCGGCACACCCGATATTTTTCACCTAGACGCTGGTACCACTGTTAGTTACGCTTTAGCCGGTAATTTTGAACTAATGCCACGCGACGTGGTGTTTGTCGACCCATCGGATCTGGTGCGCTTTAACCGCGTAATCAGTTTGTTGTTGCCCAGCACACAAGGCGTAAATTCAGCCATAGACATTTCAAAGAAATGA